A DNA window from Rubripirellula tenax contains the following coding sequences:
- a CDS encoding DinB family protein, giving the protein MLRPFLLFALIASMLFVDVVALGGEPMAIRRWPDGKLTVETFAGQEITFKTDGAWQITDPGDASDTGHDSLKVETVTLGDDSVGAAHIEALGVHAIIVSGASLSRNWNAELPESLAADVLVIGGEDVDRLKTPQVKRLIEKLDPPRILLSGLDPDSDTFAEVAKWMLGEDQTRHVTHNTIAVGSSHSDPIEREIIALTDTAWEMPDDVDELFTAMEKSCEASQKVFAELTVQQMNFKPANGTHTPRWNAEHMVGRQLQFFSQIYHAIDPAVPVMDFNPKQMPPDYDAAHPDWSGADEARRMSHVSDFCRRFAYLLDGIKPNEKAPGSRWPTLGALLKQMDRHYDEHTANTVKKFDLPNWPGK; this is encoded by the coding sequence ATGCTTCGACCGTTTCTTCTGTTTGCGTTGATCGCGTCCATGCTCTTTGTCGACGTTGTCGCCTTGGGCGGCGAACCGATGGCGATCCGTCGATGGCCAGACGGTAAGTTGACCGTCGAAACGTTCGCAGGCCAAGAGATCACGTTCAAAACTGACGGAGCCTGGCAGATCACCGATCCCGGCGATGCATCGGATACCGGCCATGATTCGCTCAAAGTCGAGACGGTCACTCTCGGCGACGACTCGGTTGGTGCCGCCCACATCGAAGCATTGGGTGTTCATGCGATCATTGTCTCCGGTGCATCGCTTAGCCGGAATTGGAATGCCGAATTGCCGGAATCGTTGGCCGCTGATGTTTTGGTCATTGGTGGTGAAGACGTCGATCGGCTCAAGACGCCGCAAGTGAAACGACTGATCGAGAAACTCGATCCGCCGCGAATTCTGTTGAGCGGTCTGGATCCCGACAGTGACACGTTCGCCGAAGTGGCAAAGTGGATGCTTGGCGAAGATCAGACTCGTCACGTCACGCACAACACCATCGCCGTGGGATCAAGCCATTCTGATCCGATCGAGCGAGAGATCATTGCGTTGACGGACACGGCCTGGGAAATGCCCGACGACGTAGACGAACTTTTCACGGCAATGGAGAAGTCTTGCGAAGCGTCTCAGAAGGTGTTCGCAGAATTGACTGTCCAGCAAATGAATTTCAAGCCGGCCAACGGAACCCATACGCCTCGCTGGAATGCCGAACACATGGTGGGCCGGCAACTGCAATTTTTCTCCCAGATCTATCACGCCATCGATCCGGCGGTTCCGGTCATGGATTTCAATCCCAAGCAAATGCCGCCGGACTACGACGCGGCGCACCCGGACTGGTCGGGCGCCGACGAGGCTCGCCGGATGAGCCACGTCAGCGATTTTTGTCGTCGGTTCGCCTACCTGCTCGATGGCATCAAACCGAACGAAAAGGCGCCCGGAAGTCGCTGGCCCACACTCGGGGCGCTACTCAAACAAATGGATCGTCACTACGACGAACACACTGCCAATACGGTCAAAAAATTCGACCTGCCGAATTGGCCAGGCAAATGA
- a CDS encoding Fpg/Nei family DNA glycosylase, translating into MPEGHKTHFIARRHSAMFAGQTLKVTSPQGRFTADAKKVSGRTLESVEAAGKRIFYAFEGGRIVHIHLGRYGKFRELSSPPPLPIGQVRIRMVGDRESIDLNGPTTCQLINNEQRDRLVAALGPDPLAGGKKSEVWKNVSQSGKPIAGLLLDQSVVAGVGNIFRAEVLFETLVDPTTPGDELSESAFDAVWSSLTKMMKTGLKYGKIISVTAKEAGKPLKDLENKDRFRIYGKPRCPRCDNAIDAIEIASRRLYLCSRCQTRS; encoded by the coding sequence ATGCCCGAAGGTCACAAGACTCACTTCATCGCCCGACGTCACTCGGCGATGTTCGCCGGGCAGACGCTGAAAGTCACCAGCCCACAAGGCCGTTTCACAGCCGATGCGAAAAAGGTTTCTGGACGGACGCTCGAATCTGTCGAAGCCGCGGGTAAACGGATCTTCTACGCTTTTGAAGGCGGTCGCATCGTCCACATCCACCTGGGGCGCTACGGAAAGTTTCGCGAGCTCTCTTCGCCGCCGCCACTCCCGATCGGGCAAGTCCGAATCCGAATGGTGGGCGATCGCGAGTCAATCGACTTGAACGGGCCGACGACGTGCCAATTGATCAACAACGAACAACGCGATCGATTGGTCGCGGCGCTCGGTCCCGATCCGTTGGCCGGAGGCAAAAAATCGGAAGTATGGAAAAACGTCTCGCAAAGCGGCAAGCCCATCGCAGGCTTGCTGTTGGACCAGTCCGTCGTCGCCGGGGTTGGAAATATCTTTCGTGCCGAAGTTCTTTTTGAAACGCTGGTCGACCCCACGACGCCGGGTGACGAGTTATCCGAATCAGCCTTCGACGCCGTCTGGTCATCGCTGACGAAGATGATGAAAACGGGATTGAAGTACGGAAAGATCATCAGCGTGACGGCCAAGGAAGCTGGAAAGCCATTGAAAGATCTCGAAAACAAAGATCGATTTCGTATTTACGGAAAGCCGCGATGTCCGCGATGTGACAACGCGATTGATGCGATCGAGATCGCCAGCCGCAGATTGTATTTATGTTCGCGATGTCAAACACGCTCTTGA
- the rnhA gene encoding ribonuclease HI: MKKVSLYTDGACSGNPGPGGWAFILRCDKSGKELERSDGEPESTNNKMELTAVIRGLKVLKEPCEVTLYADSTYVLQGMKSWMAGWKSRGWKRKEGSKLAEVKNVELWKQLDALMQTHQISYEHVKGHAGHLENERCDVLAVAAYQRYLPKR, translated from the coding sequence ATGAAGAAAGTCAGCCTTTACACCGACGGTGCCTGCAGCGGAAACCCTGGACCGGGTGGCTGGGCGTTTATCTTGCGATGCGACAAGAGCGGCAAGGAGCTAGAGCGTTCCGACGGCGAACCCGAATCGACGAATAATAAGATGGAGTTGACGGCAGTGATTCGCGGACTGAAGGTGCTGAAAGAGCCTTGCGAAGTGACGCTGTACGCCGACAGCACCTATGTGTTGCAGGGCATGAAGTCGTGGATGGCCGGGTGGAAGTCGCGCGGCTGGAAACGGAAAGAGGGCAGCAAGTTGGCGGAAGTCAAGAACGTCGAACTTTGGAAACAACTCGACGCGTTGATGCAGACGCACCAAATCAGCTACGAGCACGTCAAAGGGCACGCCGGCCACCTGGAAAACGAACGCTGCGATGTCCTGGCTGTTGCCGCATATCAGCGCTATCTACCGAAGCGTTAG
- a CDS encoding DNA gyrase subunit B: MSDAPTADTPDESASEENQPATNASSASTTQASTIPAANKEYEGKDLQHLSDLEHVRERPSMYIGDASNRGLHHLVYEVVDNSIDEAMAGFAKSVSVVVHTDGSVTVEDDGRGIPIDRHDQLSEELDREVTTLEGVMTVLKFGGKFKKGAYQTSGGLHGVGVTVVNFLSQWANVEVSREGFTWTQEYERGIPTTPVTKGRVTKKTGTKVTFKADGQIFSTTKYSYDTLYKRLQELAFLNSGVHIKYLDERNGEGGDFKYERGIVEFVEHLNRASDPVHADVIRIVGEKDGVQYDMALQYTTEYTENVQSYVNNIHTTEGGTHESGFRSGLTRTLNNYGKKENLFKGVAPAGDDFREGITAVISVRVPEPQFEGQTKTKLGNSYVDGIISGAVGEQLSKYMEENPRVAVTIVRKGMLAAEAREAARKAKDLLRKRKDALSGGGLPGKLRDCISKNRDECELYLVEGDSAGGSAEGGRMREYQAILPLRGKIINAYKSREAKVLENTEVQSMIQAIGTGIGADQDLTKRRYDKIVIMTDADVDGSHIRTLLLCFFYRQMYELVARGHVYVAQPPLFRVQHGKKRYYIQTDGEMKTQLLERGLNDTIFEAEDGRRVEGDQMRALCTSLAAMEDAVVALEQRGISLRSHAMRYDPVAEKLPSLLVTHGNEENWFMTQDAVEEFLNQRNLTLDIEEDDDDELEITDDTTATPAEPKIKTPPDNLAHLTELHEVRTINSGLKDLQTLGFSVDDLIPIERTGSTTARFELVRGEDIRRPMEDLRGLLPEVRAAGEKGLQVTRFKGLGEMNAEELRETTLDPANRTLLKVNLTDAGAADEMFRLLMGDKVEPRREFIETHALDVRNLDV, translated from the coding sequence ATGAGCGACGCCCCCACCGCAGACACCCCCGACGAAAGTGCATCGGAAGAGAACCAGCCCGCGACCAACGCGAGCTCGGCATCCACCACCCAGGCGTCGACCATCCCGGCGGCCAACAAAGAGTATGAGGGCAAGGACCTTCAACACCTCTCGGACCTTGAACACGTCCGCGAACGGCCCAGTATGTACATCGGCGACGCCAGCAATCGGGGCCTTCACCACCTGGTCTACGAAGTCGTTGACAACTCGATCGATGAAGCGATGGCGGGCTTTGCCAAGTCGGTCAGCGTCGTCGTCCACACCGACGGCAGCGTCACGGTCGAGGACGACGGTCGCGGGATCCCGATCGACCGCCACGATCAATTGTCCGAAGAACTCGACCGCGAAGTCACCACGCTCGAAGGCGTGATGACGGTCTTGAAGTTCGGCGGAAAATTCAAGAAGGGTGCCTATCAAACGTCCGGCGGTTTGCACGGCGTCGGTGTCACGGTGGTGAACTTTTTGAGCCAATGGGCCAACGTCGAAGTCAGTCGCGAAGGGTTCACGTGGACTCAGGAATACGAACGCGGCATACCGACAACGCCCGTCACCAAGGGTCGTGTCACCAAGAAGACCGGAACCAAGGTGACGTTCAAAGCGGACGGCCAGATCTTTAGCACCACCAAGTACAGCTACGACACGCTGTACAAACGATTGCAAGAATTGGCGTTCTTGAATTCGGGCGTGCATATCAAGTACTTGGACGAGCGAAACGGCGAGGGCGGCGACTTCAAATACGAACGGGGCATCGTCGAATTCGTCGAACACCTCAACCGAGCCAGCGACCCAGTTCACGCCGACGTGATCCGCATCGTCGGTGAAAAGGATGGCGTCCAGTACGACATGGCGCTGCAGTACACGACCGAATACACCGAGAACGTCCAGTCCTACGTCAACAATATTCACACCACGGAGGGCGGAACCCACGAATCGGGTTTCCGCAGTGGTTTGACGCGGACGCTGAACAACTATGGCAAGAAAGAGAATCTGTTCAAAGGCGTCGCGCCGGCGGGCGACGATTTCCGGGAAGGCATCACCGCCGTCATCAGTGTTCGTGTGCCCGAGCCGCAATTCGAAGGCCAGACGAAAACCAAACTCGGTAACAGTTACGTCGACGGCATCATCAGCGGTGCGGTGGGCGAACAGCTTTCCAAGTACATGGAAGAGAATCCTCGCGTCGCGGTCACGATTGTTCGCAAGGGCATGTTGGCGGCGGAAGCACGCGAGGCTGCTCGCAAGGCCAAAGACTTGCTTCGCAAACGCAAAGATGCGTTGTCCGGCGGCGGCTTGCCGGGCAAACTTCGCGATTGCATCAGCAAGAATCGGGACGAGTGCGAACTGTACTTGGTGGAAGGTGATTCGGCCGGTGGATCGGCCGAGGGCGGACGGATGCGAGAGTATCAGGCGATTCTTCCGCTTCGCGGAAAGATTATCAACGCTTACAAATCTCGCGAAGCGAAGGTGCTGGAGAACACCGAAGTCCAATCGATGATCCAAGCGATTGGCACCGGCATCGGCGCCGATCAAGACTTGACCAAACGTCGGTATGACAAGATCGTCATCATGACCGACGCCGACGTCGATGGCAGCCACATTCGGACGCTGCTGTTGTGCTTCTTTTATCGACAGATGTACGAGTTGGTTGCGCGGGGTCACGTCTATGTTGCCCAGCCGCCATTGTTTCGTGTCCAACACGGCAAGAAACGGTACTACATCCAAACCGATGGCGAGATGAAGACTCAGTTGCTCGAACGCGGTTTGAATGACACGATCTTTGAAGCGGAAGACGGTCGGCGTGTCGAAGGCGACCAAATGCGTGCGCTATGTACGTCGCTGGCCGCAATGGAAGACGCCGTCGTCGCGCTGGAACAACGTGGCATCAGCTTGCGAAGCCACGCCATGCGTTACGATCCCGTTGCCGAGAAGCTGCCTTCCCTGCTGGTGACCCACGGTAACGAAGAAAATTGGTTCATGACCCAGGACGCGGTTGAAGAATTCTTGAACCAGCGAAACTTGACTCTCGACATCGAAGAAGACGACGACGACGAGCTGGAGATCACCGACGACACAACGGCGACTCCGGCCGAACCCAAGATCAAAACGCCACCGGACAACTTGGCCCACCTGACCGAATTGCACGAGGTCCGAACGATCAACAGCGGCCTGAAGGATCTGCAAACTCTCGGCTTCAGCGTCGACGATCTGATTCCGATCGAGCGAACGGGATCGACAACCGCGCGGTTCGAATTGGTACGCGGCGAAGACATCCGGCGTCCCATGGAAGATCTTCGCGGGCTGCTGCCCGAAGTTCGCGCAGCCGGCGAAAAAGGACTGCAAGTGACTCGCTTTAAGGGGCTGGGTGAAATGAACGCGGAAGAGCTTCGCGAAACAACCCTGGACCCGGCCAACCGAACACTGTTGAAGGTCAACTTAACCGACGCCGGTGCCGCCGACGAAATGTTTCGATTGCTGATGGGCGACAAGGTCGAGCCACGTCGCGAGTTCATCGAAACTCACGCGCTGGATGTACGAAACCTGGACGTTTAG